The following are encoded in a window of Pseudalgibacter alginicilyticus genomic DNA:
- a CDS encoding TonB-dependent receptor, translated as MLKSVILFFALLFSFSIVSAQTGEVTGKILDGEFNDVLAFANVLVKDTQTGTTSDFDGVYSLTLKEGVYTLVYSFIGYETKAITDVQVTANGVTEINVTINPTSASLSEIVITTSIRRNTEESVLNFQRNSTVSLDGLSIESIKKSGASNIASAIKSIPGVSVQDSKFVYVRGLGDRYTKSILNGMDIPGLDPDKNTVQMDVFPTNILENIIVVKSGSAELPADFTGGVVDIITKDFPSKKAMSFSVSSSYNPDMHLNSNYVTYDGSGTDFLGFDNGNRDLPISTTSTIPNPASANNSTLEGITRSFNSTLAAERKTSLPNLSLGFNYGNQFDVADNKLGLIASINYKNETLFYEGFENGVYQKDEDRSVYDLRFDRRQTGDLGENNTLLSGLLGLTYKTDNSKYNFNVLQIQSGESRAALFNQATQISNSINVDKDNLEYTQRSLTNLMIGGKHTSSDSNFITEWKVSPSLSRVYDKDIRLTTFVLNTDGTTGISSDAGFPQRLWRDLEEFNVVSKLDFTKKYNLFNNKAVLKFGGLVSYKQRNYDIYKYEVAFRSVTTSDFNGDPDAILASENIWTPETNSGSYIRGNFEPANSYESTQNTGALYVSNEFKISDKLKTILGLRAEYFTTLFSGQNNSGTIIYDNEQTIEELDLFPSTNFIYEVNDNSNFRLSYFRTVARPSFRELSVVQIPDLLTGITFLGNIDLQPSYINNFDVRYEYYGEKAQMFAISGFYKKFKDPIELVAFSFVAPNQFTPRNSPEAQVYGVEFEGRKNFNFITESLSDLSLNVNISLIESEIEMAKGAGEEYESRQQFARDVETIDDTRTLQGQSPFLVNVGLNYKNEDSGFESGIFYNVQGKTLEIVGFGKNPDVFVQPFNSLNLNFSKTLGKENNSTITFKVDNILGEEKESAYESFGTDKIPFSLRQPGTSFSLGYSINF; from the coding sequence ATGCTTAAATCCGTAATTCTTTTTTTTGCACTTCTTTTTTCCTTTTCAATCGTATCCGCTCAAACTGGAGAGGTTACAGGAAAAATCCTTGATGGTGAGTTTAATGATGTTTTAGCCTTTGCTAACGTTTTAGTTAAAGACACCCAAACAGGTACCACATCAGATTTTGATGGTGTATATTCATTAACATTAAAAGAAGGTGTTTACACTTTAGTTTATTCATTTATTGGATATGAAACTAAGGCTATTACAGACGTTCAAGTAACGGCCAATGGCGTTACAGAAATAAATGTAACAATAAACCCAACCTCAGCTTCATTAAGCGAAATTGTTATAACAACTTCTATAAGAAGAAACACTGAAGAATCTGTTTTAAATTTTCAACGAAACTCAACAGTTTCATTAGATGGTCTTTCTATAGAAAGTATTAAAAAATCTGGTGCTAGTAATATTGCTTCGGCAATTAAAAGCATACCTGGTGTTTCAGTACAAGACAGCAAATTTGTATATGTGAGAGGTCTAGGTGACCGTTATACAAAATCCATTTTAAATGGTATGGACATACCGGGATTAGACCCAGACAAGAACACGGTACAAATGGATGTATTTCCTACTAATATTTTAGAAAACATTATAGTAGTTAAATCTGGATCAGCTGAATTACCTGCAGATTTTACTGGAGGTGTTGTAGATATAATAACTAAAGATTTTCCATCTAAAAAAGCAATGAGTTTTTCTGTTTCAAGCAGCTATAACCCTGATATGCATTTAAACTCAAACTACGTAACTTATGATGGTAGTGGCACAGACTTTTTAGGTTTTGATAATGGCAATAGAGATTTACCTATTTCTACTACATCTACAATTCCAAACCCTGCATCAGCAAATAACTCTACATTAGAAGGTATTACACGATCATTTAACAGCACATTAGCAGCAGAACGCAAAACAAGTTTGCCTAATTTAAGCTTAGGCTTTAATTACGGAAACCAATTTGATGTAGCTGACAATAAATTAGGACTTATTGCTTCTATAAATTATAAAAATGAAACCTTATTTTATGAAGGTTTTGAAAATGGTGTTTATCAAAAAGATGAAGACCGAAGTGTTTACGATTTAAGATTTGACAGAAGACAAACTGGCGATTTAGGTGAAAATAATACCTTACTTAGTGGTTTATTAGGCCTAACTTATAAAACAGACAATTCTAAATATAATTTTAATGTTCTACAAATTCAAAGCGGAGAAAGTAGAGCTGCATTATTTAATCAGGCTACACAAATATCAAATTCTATTAATGTAGACAAAGATAACTTAGAGTACACCCAACGCTCACTTACCAATTTAATGATTGGAGGTAAACACACCAGTAGCGACAGTAATTTTATAACTGAATGGAAAGTGTCACCAAGCCTTAGTCGTGTTTACGACAAAGACATAAGATTAACTACTTTTGTTTTAAACACTGATGGCACAACTGGAATTAGTTCAGATGCAGGATTTCCACAAAGATTATGGAGAGACTTAGAAGAATTTAACGTAGTAAGTAAATTAGATTTCACAAAAAAATACAACTTATTTAATAATAAAGCGGTACTGAAATTTGGTGGATTAGTTAGCTACAAACAACGTAATTATGATATCTACAAATACGAAGTTGCATTTAGAAGTGTAACCACTTCTGATTTTAACGGAGACCCTGATGCTATTTTAGCCTCAGAAAATATATGGACGCCAGAAACCAACTCTGGTTCCTATATTCGTGGAAATTTTGAACCAGCTAACTCCTATGAATCTACTCAAAATACAGGAGCTTTATATGTTTCAAATGAGTTTAAAATTAGCGATAAATTGAAAACTATTCTGGGTTTACGTGCCGAATATTTTACAACACTATTTAGCGGACAAAACAATTCAGGAACTATAATTTACGATAATGAGCAAACTATAGAAGAATTGGATTTATTCCCTTCTACTAACTTTATTTATGAAGTAAATGATAATTCTAATTTCCGCTTATCATATTTCCGCACCGTAGCAAGACCAAGTTTTAGAGAACTATCTGTGGTACAGATTCCAGATTTATTAACAGGAATTACTTTCTTAGGCAATATTGATTTACAACCTTCATATATTAATAACTTTGATGTAAGATATGAGTATTATGGTGAAAAAGCTCAAATGTTTGCCATCAGTGGTTTTTACAAAAAGTTTAAAGACCCTATTGAATTAGTAGCATTTTCATTTGTAGCTCCAAATCAATTTACGCCAAGAAATTCACCCGAAGCACAAGTATATGGGGTAGAATTTGAAGGGCGTAAAAATTTCAACTTCATAACAGAATCTTTATCTGATTTAAGTTTGAATGTAAACATTTCACTTATTGAATCTGAAATTGAAATGGCTAAAGGAGCCGGTGAAGAATATGAGTCTAGACAGCAATTTGCAAGAGATGTAGAAACAATAGATGATACACGTACTTTACAAGGCCAGTCGCCATTTTTAGTAAATGTAGGACTTAATTATAAAAATGAAGATTCTGGTTTTGAGTCAGGAATTTTTTACAATGTACAAGGTAAAACTTTGGAGATTGTTGGTTTTGGTAAAAATCCAGATGTATTCGTACAACCTTTTAATAGCTTAAATTTAAACTTTTCAAAAACTTTAGGTAAAGAAAACAATTCAACTATTACTTTTAAAGTTGATAATATTTTAGGCGAGGAAAAAGAAAGCGCATATGAATCATTTGGTACCGATAAAATTCCTTTTTCATTAAGACAACCAGGCACTTCATTTTCATTAGGTTATAGTATAAACTTTTAA
- a CDS encoding single-stranded DNA-binding protein, which translates to MNTLRNKVQLIGNLGNDPEIINLESGKTLAKFNIATNESYTNNKGEKITDTQWHNVVAWGKTAQIIEKYVTKGKEVAIEGKLTSRSYDDKEGNKRYVTEVVCSELLMLGK; encoded by the coding sequence ATGAACACACTTAGAAACAAAGTACAGTTGATTGGTAACTTAGGGAATGATCCAGAAATCATCAATCTTGAATCAGGAAAAACATTGGCTAAATTTAATATTGCAACCAATGAAAGCTACACCAATAATAAAGGTGAAAAAATAACTGATACCCAATGGCACAATGTGGTGGCTTGGGGAAAAACGGCTCAAATTATTGAAAAATATGTAACCAAAGGAAAAGAGGTAGCCATTGAAGGTAAATTAACTTCGCGTAGTTATGACGATAAGGAAGGAAACAAACGGTATGTAACTGAGGTTGTATGTAGTGAGTTGCTTATGCTTGGAAAATAA
- a CDS encoding SulP family inorganic anion transporter, with protein sequence MFKNIKNDFPASLVVFFVALPLCLGIALASGAPLFSGVIAGIVGGIVVGSLSGSKLGVSGPAAGLAAIVLTAIGNLGGYENFLVAVVLAGVIQLIFGVLKAGVIGYYFPSSVIKGMLTGIGIIIILKQIPNFFGYDEESAWDLEFLEIDGGNTFSELINMLSNIHIGAAIIGIVSLLLMIFWEQVLSEKSKIFKLIQGPFVVVVLGIIFYIVTQDNELLSIGSKHLVSVPIPEDAASFINQFSFPNFAVITNHHVWITAFTLALVASLETLLSVEASDKIDPDKNVTPTNRELLAQGTGNIISGLIGGLPITQVIVRSSANIQSGGKSKMSTIIHGFLLLISVVLIPKLLNMIPLSVLAAILLLVGYKLAKPALFKKMYDLGWKQSVPFFATIIGIVFTDLLVGIGIGLLVGIIVILLKSYQNSHFLNIEDKSNGKHKIKMTLAEEVTFFNKGAILKELDNLPRNTYLEIDLIKTRYLDYDIIEILEDFLFKAKEREIDIKLVSKRGIVENPESFVKFFKERPKSKLSLS encoded by the coding sequence ATGTTTAAAAATATTAAAAACGACTTTCCAGCAAGTTTAGTCGTGTTTTTTGTAGCATTACCATTATGTTTGGGTATTGCACTAGCCAGTGGAGCTCCTTTATTCTCAGGTGTTATTGCTGGAATTGTTGGAGGAATTGTAGTAGGAAGTCTTAGTGGCTCTAAGTTAGGTGTTAGTGGTCCGGCAGCAGGGCTTGCTGCAATTGTATTAACAGCTATAGGCAATTTAGGAGGTTATGAAAACTTTTTAGTAGCTGTAGTTTTAGCTGGTGTTATTCAGTTGATTTTTGGAGTTTTAAAAGCAGGAGTAATTGGGTATTATTTTCCTTCATCAGTTATTAAAGGGATGCTTACCGGTATTGGTATTATAATTATTTTAAAACAAATACCTAACTTTTTTGGTTATGATGAAGAGTCTGCTTGGGATCTTGAGTTTCTTGAGATTGATGGGGGTAATACATTTTCTGAGTTAATCAATATGTTGAGTAACATCCATATTGGAGCTGCTATCATAGGAATTGTAAGTTTGTTACTTATGATATTTTGGGAGCAAGTATTGAGTGAAAAATCTAAAATTTTTAAATTAATACAAGGGCCATTTGTTGTGGTAGTATTAGGTATTATTTTTTATATTGTAACTCAAGATAATGAATTACTATCTATTGGATCAAAGCACTTAGTAAGTGTGCCAATACCTGAAGATGCAGCTTCATTTATCAATCAATTTAGTTTTCCAAACTTTGCAGTTATAACAAATCATCATGTTTGGATAACCGCATTTACCTTGGCTTTAGTAGCAAGTTTAGAAACTTTATTAAGTGTGGAAGCATCTGATAAAATTGATCCAGACAAAAACGTAACACCAACTAATAGAGAGTTGTTAGCTCAAGGAACTGGTAACATTATTTCTGGTTTAATAGGTGGACTGCCAATTACCCAAGTAATAGTAAGAAGTTCAGCTAACATTCAGTCTGGAGGTAAAAGTAAAATGTCTACTATTATTCATGGATTCTTATTATTAATATCTGTTGTTTTAATTCCTAAGCTGTTAAACATGATTCCATTGTCTGTTTTAGCTGCTATATTATTGTTAGTTGGTTACAAATTAGCTAAACCGGCATTGTTCAAAAAAATGTACGACTTAGGTTGGAAGCAGTCTGTGCCGTTTTTTGCTACAATTATAGGTATCGTTTTTACCGATTTATTAGTTGGTATAGGTATAGGTTTATTAGTTGGAATTATAGTTATATTACTTAAAAGTTACCAGAATTCTCATTTTCTTAATATTGAAGATAAAAGCAATGGTAAGCATAAAATAAAAATGACATTAGCGGAAGAGGTTACGTTCTTTAATAAAGGGGCCATTCTTAAAGAATTGGATAACCTACCAAGAAATACCTATTTAGAGATTGATTTAATAAAAACAAGATATTTAGATTATGACATTATTGAGATATTAGAAGATTTTCTGTTTAAAGCAAAGGAGCGAGAGATTGACATTAAATTAGTATCAAAACGAGGTATTGTTGAAAATCCTGAAAGTTTTGTGAAGTTCTTTAAGGAAAGACCAAAATCAAAGTTAAGCTTAAGTTAA
- a CDS encoding carboxypeptidase-like regulatory domain-containing protein: protein MKHLVILFLILFSTFSFSQNSGLIVGNVLDGEMNGNPLMDANISIKGTSTNTTSDLSGLFLLENLKDGDYTLVCSFVGYESKEAKVKITSGEPTEINITLKASTLSLNDFAALGISPQDTKQDKTVSIIN from the coding sequence ATGAAACATTTAGTCATTTTATTTTTAATACTGTTTTCTACATTTAGTTTTTCACAAAATAGTGGGCTAATTGTTGGCAATGTTTTAGATGGAGAAATGAATGGAAACCCATTAATGGATGCTAATATATCTATAAAAGGCACCTCTACTAATACTACTTCAGATTTATCAGGCTTGTTTCTTTTAGAAAATCTAAAAGACGGTGATTATACGCTGGTTTGTAGTTTTGTTGGTTACGAATCAAAAGAAGCTAAAGTTAAAATTACCTCTGGAGAACCTACTGAAATAAATATAACTTTAAAAGCAAGCACTTTATCATTAAATGATTTTGCCGCTTTAGGTATATCTCCTCAGGATACAAAACAAGATAAAACGGTTTCAATTATAAACTAA